One window of Pseudanabaena sp. FACHB-2040 genomic DNA carries:
- a CDS encoding GUN4 domain-containing protein, with protein MTTNTLVKVVVQITDTDLDPKERAEEVQFLHEELQHASEMQGVRVGFLERVTNEGTLQFGVRFNISGEQLRAVLEGLCDRIEAHPVEVLVTLYIDAMTLQVKTRDSEELAATIQAAELLVPPRRTFLAKAETYARTYGEFSPAEIANLEWIRQQLDIPPPEAERLLAKALGPYRTRQAKQQRYREVLVEELGRQFPPTNESREILKEYAVNLKLPAEDELAIFEEVLYKIQSDADVKRSEKETEAVNTLMQENTRLQAELQEQAAADRQATVEHYRIEFAKAIETTLYPLQYDQGRLEQARIIWNIPAEEARAIEQAEIARRYGSIQTAVGADYSRLRELLWQGKWQEADRETERALLKAFNLVGQTGSANQPLQDVRIVDHTTLEQLPCLDLLTVDQLWRRYSDNRFGFKVQAQIFEEVQAQPQEFLRAVGWSEGFSLGNTPLIQSSQPYNQLQFSREAPEGHLPTWRWCCSSLEGGYVIDEIIVDTFLSRLINACQILQSASSPNP; from the coding sequence TTGACGACAAACACCCTGGTTAAGGTTGTTGTTCAAATTACGGATACGGATCTGGACCCCAAGGAGCGGGCGGAAGAGGTGCAGTTTCTCCATGAGGAGCTGCAGCACGCCAGCGAGATGCAGGGGGTTCGCGTTGGTTTTCTAGAGCGGGTAACAAACGAGGGCACGCTGCAGTTTGGCGTCCGCTTTAACATTAGCGGTGAGCAGTTGCGGGCGGTGCTGGAGGGGCTGTGCGATCGCATCGAAGCCCACCCAGTCGAAGTCCTAGTCACCCTGTATATCGATGCCATGACTCTCCAGGTCAAAACCCGCGACTCGGAGGAGTTAGCAGCCACAATCCAGGCTGCCGAACTGCTGGTGCCGCCCCGCCGCACCTTCCTCGCCAAGGCCGAAACCTATGCCCGCACTTATGGCGAATTTTCGCCTGCCGAGATCGCCAACCTGGAGTGGATCCGCCAACAGCTCGATATTCCCCCGCCCGAAGCCGAACGATTGTTGGCTAAAGCCCTAGGCCCTTACCGCACCCGTCAAGCCAAACAACAGCGCTATCGAGAGGTGTTAGTTGAAGAGCTAGGCCGCCAGTTTCCGCCCACCAACGAGAGCCGCGAGATCCTTAAAGAATATGCTGTCAACCTCAAGCTGCCTGCCGAAGATGAGCTAGCCATTTTTGAGGAAGTGCTGTACAAGATTCAGTCCGATGCTGACGTCAAGCGCAGCGAAAAAGAGACTGAAGCCGTAAACACCCTGATGCAGGAAAATACTCGACTACAGGCAGAACTGCAGGAGCAGGCGGCGGCTGATCGGCAGGCGACCGTTGAGCATTACCGAATCGAGTTCGCTAAAGCCATCGAAACCACCCTCTACCCCTTACAGTACGACCAGGGCCGACTGGAGCAAGCCCGCATAATCTGGAATATCCCTGCCGAAGAGGCCAGAGCCATTGAACAAGCAGAAATCGCCCGTCGCTACGGCAGCATTCAGACGGCTGTGGGAGCCGACTACAGCCGTCTGCGGGAGCTGCTTTGGCAGGGCAAATGGCAGGAGGCCGACCGAGAGACTGAGCGAGCCTTGCTCAAAGCCTTTAACCTGGTGGGTCAGACTGGCAGTGCCAATCAACCTCTACAAGATGTCCGTATTGTCGATCACACAACTCTAGAGCAGCTGCCCTGTCTGGATCTGCTAACGGTTGACCAGCTATGGCGGCGCTACAGCGACAACCGCTTTGGCTTCAAGGTGCAGGCTCAGATCTTTGAGGAGGTGCAGGCTCAGCCCCAGGAATTTTTGCGAGCAGTGGGCTGGTCTGAAGGCTTTAGCCTAGGCAACACGCCCTTGATTCAGTCCAGCCAGCCCTACAACCAGCTGCAGTTTAGCCGGGAGGCCCCCGAGGGCCATCTGCCGACCTGGCGCTGGTGCTGTTCTAGCTTGGAGGGGGGCTATGTTATTGACGAAATCATCGTTGACACCTTTCTGAGCCGCCTGATCAACGCCTGCCAAATTCTGCAGTCTGCTTCTTCCCCTAATCCGTAG
- a CDS encoding phytanoyl-CoA dioxygenase family protein: MVIYNELKAIVPSPLKNLLKGFIRFIKKSSPAKPSFSPNIFPNSPWAFTQADLPWFDQPQSMRLLEQRRRAEGLNDRDYSLLRQWCLDGYCIVPSVIPEQLIDDMLREVDRLWTASEPIEGLSFSDLRLSEDEAPRPSITHADLLKIEVAQRLQARNRSNWRIHGFFLHSEVAKAVSNNPEVSRLSRLILGCDAEPRFSINFTYGSRQAAHQDTAVFQLFPPNYIVGAWIACEDIAADSGPLMYYPKSHRGQLFEAFNNYPQTSLRTASSEVTNAYYGYIGNIASRYPKKLFLGRKGDVFLWHGMLLHGGSEVQKPSRTRQSYVVHFVPPDKEVSSQILGPLNW, from the coding sequence ATGGTGATTTACAACGAACTGAAGGCAATAGTGCCTTCACCTCTGAAAAATCTTCTAAAAGGTTTCATTCGTTTCATAAAGAAATCTTCTCCTGCAAAACCTAGCTTTTCGCCCAACATTTTTCCTAATAGCCCGTGGGCTTTTACTCAGGCTGATTTGCCCTGGTTTGACCAGCCTCAAAGCATGAGGCTGTTGGAGCAGCGCAGACGTGCAGAAGGTTTAAACGATCGCGACTATAGCCTGCTACGCCAATGGTGCTTAGACGGCTACTGTATTGTTCCTAGTGTTATTCCAGAGCAGCTGATTGATGACATGCTGCGCGAAGTAGACCGCCTCTGGACTGCTAGTGAGCCTATAGAAGGTCTTTCATTTTCTGACCTACGCTTAAGTGAGGATGAAGCCCCCAGGCCTTCTATCACCCATGCTGATTTGCTCAAAATTGAGGTAGCTCAGCGGCTGCAGGCAAGGAACCGATCGAACTGGCGCATTCACGGGTTCTTTCTGCATTCAGAGGTAGCCAAAGCAGTTTCAAACAATCCTGAAGTGTCCCGTCTATCGAGGCTAATTCTAGGCTGTGATGCCGAACCCCGCTTTTCAATCAATTTTACTTACGGCAGCAGACAAGCAGCTCATCAAGATACTGCTGTATTTCAGCTATTTCCACCTAACTATATTGTTGGAGCCTGGATTGCTTGTGAGGATATTGCAGCTGATAGTGGGCCGCTGATGTATTATCCAAAATCTCATCGAGGGCAGCTATTCGAGGCCTTCAACAATTATCCTCAAACCAGTCTTAGAACGGCAAGCAGCGAAGTGACCAACGCATATTATGGCTATATAGGAAATATTGCCTCTAGGTACCCAAAAAAGTTGTTTTTAGGCAGAAAAGGAGACGTTTTTCTCTGGCACGGCATGTTGCTTCATGGCGGCAGTGAAGTACAAAAGCCAAGCCGAACCCGCCAGTCTTACGTGGTACATTTTGTCCCACCAGACAAAGAAGTATCTAGCCAGATACTAGGACCCCTCAACTGGTAA
- the pcrA gene encoding DNA helicase PcrA — translation MTDFLNHLNPSQRRAVEHFCGPLLVVAGAGSGKTRALTYRIANLVLTHRIDPESILAVTFTNKAAKEMKERIETLFADQEARAKHGKALSALPEYQQIKLKSHVYKSLTKQLWIGTFHALCSRILRFDIEKYQDPGGYRWSRTFSIFDESDAQSLVKAIVVQELNLDDKKFNPRSVRYAISNAKNQNLTPDEFEKDQPNYRGRVIGDVYRRYQKALAANNALDFDDLIWIPVQLFKQNEQVLAYWHKRFRHILVDEYQDTNRTQYDLIRLLATNGEPIDQFNDWSHRSVFVVGDADQSIYSFRAADFTILMNFQDDFGDSLPDDDTRSMVKLEENYRSTSNILEVANHLIENNTERIDKVLRPTRGEGDAIFCYRADDETAEADFVVSQIRNLELQNPELSWRDFAILYRTNAQSRAFEELLMRYSIPYQVVGGLRFYDRREIKDVLAYLRGIANPADTVSLKRVINVPRRGIGRSTLEKFDQAAQTLGNVPLWEILSDETSAKTLAGRSSKGVLEFASLIQKYRERLDDAKGSEIIQGVLEDSGYITALKVEGTDEALDRIANVQELYNAALQFEEENEDSSLIAFLANASLASDLDNMKEGQEKVSLMTLHSSKGLEFPVVFLVGLEQGLFPNFRSLEDPAAIEEERRLCYVGITRAKERLFISHARSRRLYGNNREAATPSLFLAELPSEYVNTNSGLPQRMATSIREVRQKKEKEAGPGSGAHEFDWNVGDQVVHTAYGTGEVTHIFGAGNKICLAIKFPGMGRKIIDPKISALQRAQ, via the coding sequence ATGACTGACTTCCTCAATCACCTCAATCCCTCTCAACGTCGTGCTGTTGAGCACTTTTGTGGCCCACTGCTGGTGGTAGCCGGAGCCGGATCTGGTAAGACGCGCGCCCTGACTTACCGCATTGCTAATCTGGTCCTAACCCACCGCATTGATCCAGAGAGCATCCTGGCCGTCACCTTCACTAACAAGGCGGCTAAGGAGATGAAAGAGCGGATTGAGACTCTATTTGCGGATCAAGAAGCGCGGGCTAAGCATGGCAAAGCGCTATCTGCCCTGCCGGAGTATCAGCAGATCAAGCTCAAATCCCATGTCTACAAGAGCCTCACCAAGCAACTTTGGATCGGCACCTTCCATGCGCTCTGCTCACGCATTTTGCGCTTTGATATTGAGAAATACCAAGATCCGGGGGGCTACCGCTGGAGCCGTACCTTTTCCATCTTTGATGAGTCTGATGCCCAGAGCTTGGTGAAAGCCATCGTGGTGCAGGAGTTGAACCTGGATGACAAAAAGTTCAACCCCCGCTCAGTCCGCTACGCCATTAGCAACGCCAAAAACCAGAACCTTACCCCCGACGAGTTTGAAAAAGACCAGCCCAACTACCGGGGCCGAGTAATTGGCGACGTCTACCGTCGCTACCAAAAAGCCCTAGCCGCCAATAACGCCCTCGACTTCGATGACCTGATTTGGATTCCCGTTCAGCTCTTCAAGCAAAATGAGCAGGTGTTGGCCTATTGGCACAAGCGCTTTCGCCACATCCTGGTAGACGAATACCAGGACACCAACCGCACCCAGTACGATCTGATTCGGCTGCTAGCTACTAACGGCGAACCCATTGACCAATTCAATGACTGGAGCCACCGCTCCGTGTTTGTGGTGGGGGATGCCGACCAGTCGATTTATTCCTTCCGGGCGGCTGATTTCACGATTCTGATGAATTTTCAGGATGACTTTGGCGATAGCCTGCCCGACGACGACACCCGCTCTATGGTGAAGCTGGAGGAAAACTACCGCTCCACCTCCAATATTCTTGAAGTGGCTAACCACTTAATTGAAAACAACACTGAGCGCATCGACAAAGTGCTGCGGCCTACTCGGGGCGAGGGCGACGCGATCTTCTGCTACCGGGCCGACGACGAGACGGCAGAAGCAGATTTTGTCGTCAGCCAGATTCGTAACCTGGAGCTCCAAAACCCGGAGTTGAGTTGGCGTGACTTTGCCATTCTCTACCGTACCAATGCCCAGTCCCGTGCCTTTGAAGAATTGCTAATGCGCTACAGCATTCCCTATCAGGTAGTGGGAGGTCTGCGATTCTACGATCGCCGTGAGATTAAAGACGTGCTCGCCTACCTGCGGGGCATCGCCAACCCTGCCGACACCGTCAGCCTCAAGCGAGTGATTAATGTGCCTCGGCGCGGGATCGGTAGGAGCACTCTGGAGAAGTTTGATCAGGCAGCTCAAACCCTGGGCAACGTGCCCCTCTGGGAAATTCTCAGTGATGAAACCTCTGCTAAAACGCTGGCGGGGCGATCTTCTAAGGGAGTGCTGGAGTTTGCTAGCCTGATCCAGAAGTACCGGGAGCGGCTAGACGATGCCAAGGGATCTGAGATTATCCAGGGTGTGCTGGAAGATTCTGGCTACATTACAGCCCTGAAAGTTGAAGGAACCGATGAGGCCTTAGATCGCATCGCCAACGTGCAGGAACTCTACAACGCCGCCCTGCAGTTTGAGGAGGAAAACGAAGACTCGTCGCTCATCGCCTTCCTTGCCAATGCATCCTTGGCCTCTGATTTAGACAATATGAAAGAGGGGCAAGAGAAAGTTTCCCTGATGACGCTGCACTCCTCTAAGGGTTTAGAATTCCCGGTTGTCTTTTTGGTGGGCTTGGAGCAAGGGCTATTTCCCAACTTCCGCTCCCTAGAAGACCCTGCCGCCATCGAAGAAGAGCGCCGCCTTTGCTATGTCGGCATCACCCGCGCCAAGGAACGGCTTTTTATCTCCCATGCTCGCTCTCGGCGGCTCTACGGCAACAACCGAGAAGCGGCGACTCCCTCGCTGTTTTTGGCAGAACTGCCTAGCGAGTACGTCAACACTAATTCGGGCCTACCTCAGCGCATGGCTACCTCCATTCGCGAGGTGCGCCAGAAGAAGGAGAAAGAGGCAGGCCCCGGCAGCGGTGCCCACGAGTTTGATTGGAACGTGGGTGATCAGGTGGTTCACACTGCCTATGGAACGGGTGAAGTGACCCATATTTTTGGCGCAGGCAACAAGATTTGTCTGGCTATTAAGTTCCCTGGCATGGGCCGCAAAATCATTGATCCGAAGATCTCAGCCCTACAGAGAGCACAGTAG